Proteins found in one Deinococcus carri genomic segment:
- a CDS encoding helix-turn-helix transcriptional regulator: MEEHSVGPKTYGLSQLQALRKWRRMTQQELSEASGVALSTIQKQERGNLEDAAVSVAGPLAKALAVPIEALWDTAFSKELLEQGESIPA; this comes from the coding sequence ATGGAAGAACACTCCGTAGGCCCGAAGACATACGGCCTGAGCCAGCTCCAGGCCCTGCGTAAGTGGCGGCGTATGACACAGCAGGAGCTGTCGGAGGCCTCCGGCGTTGCTCTTTCAACGATTCAAAAGCAGGAGCGTGGGAACCTGGAAGATGCTGCAGTGAGCGTTGCCGGGCCGCTGGCGAAAGCGTTGGCGGTCCCCATCGAAGCCCTTTGGGACACTGCATTTAGCAAAGAATTGCTAGAGCAGGGGGAGTCGATTCCCGCATGA